Within Anaerobranca gottschalkii DSM 13577, the genomic segment ACTATGGAAACATTAGAGCTTTTATTGGCAATGATAAATAATAACATTATACCTTTAGTACCTTCACAAGGTTCTTTAGGGGCTAGTGGGGATTTAGTACCTTTAGCACATATTGCTTTGGTCATGATTGGGAGAGGAAAAGCATATCTAAATGGCGAAATAGTACCAGGAATAAAAGCTTTAAAGGCTGTAGGACTACATCCAGTAGAGCTAAAGGCAAAAGAAGGATTAGCTTTAATTAATGGTACACAAGCTATGACAGCTTGTGGAGTTTTGGCATTAAAGAAATCTGAAGAAATTAAAAAATTAGCTGATATAATTGCTGCTTTAACTTGTGAAGCTTTAAATGGGATAATAGATGCATACCATCCAAAAGTAAGTAGAATACGTCCCCATAAAGGGCAGCAGGATAGTGCTGAAAACTTAAGGAACTTATTAGCACATAGCAGGTTAGTTTCACGACAAGGGGAGTTACGGGTACAAGATCCTTATACTTTAAGGTGTATTCCACAAGTTCATGGAGGTTCAAGGGAAGCCCTTGATTATGTTAAAAAAGTTGTTTTAACTGAAGTAAATTCAGTTACAGATAATCCTTTAATTTTCTCCGACGAAGGTCAGGTGATTTCAGGTGGGAACTTTCATGGGCAACCATTGGCAATAGCCATGGATACTTTAGCTATAGCTATTTCTGAGTTTGCTAATATATCAGAAAGGCGAATAGAACGCTTAGTAAATCCCCAATTAAGTGGTTTGCCAGCATTTTTAGTAGAAGATGGGGGGGTGAATTCCGGTTTTATGATACCACAGTATGTAGCGGCAAGCTTAGTTTCAGAAAATAAAGGACTATCTACCCCTGCTTCTGTGGACTCAATACCTAGTTCTGCAAATCAAGAAGATCATGTTAGTATGGGAACTATAGCTGCCAGAAAAGCCTTAAGGGTGGTAGAAAATACAATAAATGTTTTAGCAATTGAACTTTTGTGTGCTGTCCAGGCCTTAGATTTTAAAGAACCGGAAAAAATGTCTCCTATAACCAGAGAAATTTATGACTTAGTACGTAGTAAAGTGAGTAAACTAGTTGAAGACAGAGAGTTACACGAAGATATAAATAAATGTGCAGAATTAATAAAAACTGGTGCTGTTTTAAAGGTTGTATCAAATCACATCAATTTAAAATAAAGGAGGAATTTATATGGAAATTAGAGCTCCAAGGGGAAGTCAGTTAACTTGTAAAGGATGGCAACAAGAAGCGGCTTTGAGAATGTTGATGAACAACTTGGACCCGGAAGTGGCAGAAAGACCAGAGGATTTAGTAGTATATGGTGGGACAGGTAAAGCAGCGAGAAACTGGGAGTGTTTTAATGCCATTGTTAACACTTTAAAGGAATTAGAAGATGACGAAACAATGTTAGTACAATCGGGAAAACCAGTGGCAGTATTTAAAACACATAAAAATGCTCCTAGGGTATTAATAGCTAATTCCCTTTTAGTACCGGCTTGGGCAAACTGGGATAAATTTTGGGAACTAGAAGATAAAGGGTTAATGATGTATGGGCAAATGACTGCAGGTAGCTGGATTTACATTGGAACCCAGGGAATATTACAAGGAACTTACGAAACCTTTGCAGAAGTGGGGAAAAGACATTTCGGTGGAGATTTAGCAGGGAAATTAGTAGTTACTGCTGGTCTTGGAGGAATGGGGGGAGCCCAGCCCCTTGCTGTAACGATGAATAAAGGTGTAGCTATTGTTATTGAAGTTGATCCCCATAGGGCTCAGCGTAGGGTAGATACAAAGTACTGTGACAAAGTAACAGATAACCTAGATCAATGTTTAGAATGGGCACTAGAAAGTAAAGAAAAACAACAACCATTATCTATTGGTCTTATAGGAAATGCTGCGGAAATTTTACCGGAACTATTGAATAGAGGAATAATACCAGATGTCGTTACAGATCAAACTTCTGCCCATGATCCATTGGGGGGATATATTCCTAAAGGAATGACATTAAAAGAAGCAGAAGAGTTGAGAAAAACAGACCCTGAAAAATATATTCATTTAGCTAAAGAAAGTATGGCTATTCATGTAAAGGCAATGCTAGAAATGCAAGAAAAAGGTTCAATTGTCTTTGACTATGGTAACAATATTCGCCAATATGCTTATGAATATGGGGTAAAAAATGCTTTTAATTTCCCGGGATTTGTCCCAGCATATATTAGACCTCAATTTTGTGAAGGTAGAGGTCCATTCCGTTGGGTTGCTTTATCAGGGGATCCAGAAGATATTAAGGTTACAGATCAGTTAGTTAAAGAAATGTTTCCTGATCAAGAAAGGTTAATTAGATGGATAGAAATGGCTGGGGAAAAAGTTCAATTCCAAGGATTGCCTGCTAGGATCTGTTGGTTAGGCTATGGAGAAAGGGCCAAATTTGGTTTGGCGTTAAATAAACTGGTAAGAGAGAAAAAAGTTAAAGGGCCGATAGTTATAGGTCGAGATCACCTTGATTGTGGCTCTGTGGCCTCACCTAATAGAGAAACAGAAGGAATGAAAGATGGTAGTGATGCAGTGGCAGACTGGCCAATTCTTAACGCTTTGATAAATAGTGTGGCAGGGGCTAGTTGGGTATCAGTTCATCATGGTGGTGGTGTAGGAATAGGTTATTCTATTCATGCTGGTATGGTAGTGGTTGCTGACGGAACTGAAGAGGCTGATGAAAGATTGAGTAGAGTACTTACCACTGATCCAGGAATGGGAGTAGTTAGACATGTAGATGCCGGTTATCAAGAAGCTGTTGATCATGCTATCAAACATGGGATTAAAATTCCAATGTTAAATAAATAGGAGGGGTTTTAAATGAGTATAGTTCAATGTGTACCTAATTTTAGTGAAGGAAGGAATCAAGAGGTTATACAAAAAATAGTGGAAGGAATTCAAAGTGTGCCAGGGGTTAGAGTGTTAGACTATTCCTCTGATAAAGACCATAATAGAAGTGTAGTTACTTTAGTAGGTTCTAAAGAAGTAATTGTTGATGGGGTTTTTGCTGGGATAAAAGTGGCTACAGAGTTAATAGATATGACTAAACATCAAGGTGAGCATCCTAGAATGGGGGCTACTGACGTCGTTCCATTTATCCCTATAAAAGATGTTACTATGGATGAATGTATAGAGTTAGCAAATAAGCTAGGAAAGAGAATTGGAGATGAACTTGGTATTCCAGTATACCTTTACGAAAAAGCTGCAACAGGAAGCCATAGAACAAATCTAGCTAATGTTAGAAAAGGTGAATATGAAGGTTTAGCTAAAAAAATGGAAGACCCCAAATGGTATCCTGATTATGGTCCCAAAGAATTTAATCCAAAATCAGGGGCAACGGCAGTAGGGGCAAGGATGCCTTTAGTAGCTTTTAATGTTAATTTAAACACATCAGATTTAACTATAGCAGAAAAAATAGCTAAAAATGTTCGCCTTTCTGGTGGAGGATTACACAGTGTTAAAGCCATGGGAGTTGAACTAAAAGAGAGGGGTATAGTCCAAGTTTCTATGAATATGGTGGATTATAAGAAAACTCCCCTTTATAGAGCAGTAGAGTTAATAAAAATTGAGGCCCAGAGATATGGTGTATCAGTGGTTGGCTCAGAAATAATAGGTTTAGTACCTATGGATGCCCTTGTGGAAAGTGTGGAATATTATCTAGGCCTTGAAAACTTCAGGAAAGACCAAATTTTAGAAAATAGATTGTATCAGGTGTAAGTTATGAAACTGGCCTTTGTTAATGGAAATATTGCTACTTTCCAAGGGTATACTTTAAGTCCCCAGAGAGGTGAAAACTTTGGGGACTTGGGATTAATAAAAGGGGGAACAATTTTAGTCCAAAATGGTTATATTAAAGAAGTTGGAAAGGATCTCCCAATTCCGCCTGATTACCAAATAATAGATGTCCAGGGTAGATTAATTACACCTGGTTTAATCGATTCCCATACCCATTTAGTACATTATGGTAGCAGAGAAGGGGAGTATATTTGGAGAATACAGGGAAAACCTTATATGGAAATCCTAAAAGAAGGTGGAGGAATATTAAGTTCCGTTAGACAAACCCAAAAAGCTTCCCTTGAGGATTTATTAAAACAAAGTAGAAAAAGCTTAGATAGAATGTTATCTATGGGCATTACTACAGTAGAAAACAAAAGTGGCTATGGGTTAAACTTAGAAACAGAATTAAAGCAATTAAAAGCAGGACAGATTCTTAATAGCCAACATCCAGTAGATGTAGTTAATACTTTTTTAGGTGCCCATGCAATTCCATTGGAATACAAGGAAAATCCTGACGGATATGTAGAGGAAGTTATTAAAATGCTCCCTATTGTTAAAGAGTATGCTGAGTTTTGTGACGTTTTTTGTGAAGAAGGGGTATTTTCCGTAGCACAAAGTGAAAAAATACTCCTTAAAGCTAAGGAATATGGGTTTAAATTAAAAATCCATGCCGATGAAATAGTTTCTACAAAGGGGGCACAATTAGCAGCAAGAATCGGGTGCGTATCTGCAGATCACCTTTTAGCTATAGATGAAGAGGGGATAGAGGAGTTAGCCAAGTCAAAAACAATTGCCGTTTTACTTCCTGGTACTTCCTTTAACCTCATGTCAAAAAAATATGCCCCTGCCCAGAAAATGATCAATAAAGGAGTAGCCATTGCTTTAGCTACAGATTATAACCCTGGCAGTTGTCCTACTGAAAATCCACAGTTAATTATGACCTTAGCCTGTTTAAACTTAAAACTTACTCCGGCACAAACTTTAGCGGCCTTTACAATTAATGCTGCCCATAGCCTTGATTTAGCCCATGATAGAGGAAGTATTGAAAAAGGGAAAATTGCAGATTTGGTCATTTTTGATTGTGATAATGTAGATTATATACCTTATCATTTTGGAATTAATCACGTCCAAGCTGTTTATAAAAGGGGAATAAAAGTTGTTTAGAAAAGTGTGTTAATTTTTGCACAATAAAGGATTTTTTAGGCAATATGGCGAATGTTACAAGGGGACAACATTAATGAGGAGGGTTTATTATGAAATCTGATATTGAAATTGCTCAACAGGCGAAAATGAAACCTATTATGGATGTGGCAAAAACCATCGGGTTAAAAGAAGAGGAAGTAGAGCTTTATGGTAACTATAAAGCCAAAGTTTCTTTAAAAGTTTGGGAAAGGGTAAAAAATAATCCAGATGGTAAGTTGATTTTGGTGACGGCCATTAATCCAACTCCAGCAGGTGAAGGAAAATCTACTACTACCGTGGGATTAGGACAAGGCTTACAAAAAATAGGGAAGAAGACCATTATTGCTTTAAGGGAACCTTCCTTAGGACCTTGTATGGGAGTTAAAGGTGGAGCTGCTGGTGGTGGGTACTCTCAGGTAGTTCCCATGGAAGATATAAATCTTCACTTTACAGGAGACCTTCACGCTATTACTACTGCCCACAACCTATTAGCAGCTATGCTAGACAATCACATACATCAGGGTAATGAACTCAATATTGATCCAAGAAGAATTACCTTTAAGAGGGTTATGGATTTGAATGAAAGGGCTTTAAGAAATATTGTAATTGGATTAGGTGGAATTGCCCAAGGTGTTCCAAGGGAAGATGGTTTTGATATTACTGTGGCTTCTGAAGTAATGGCCATCTTATGCTTATCCAATGACTTAATGGATCTTAAAGAGCGTTTAGGGAAAATAATAGTAGGTTATACCTATGATAAGAAACCTGTAACCGCTAAAGACCTGCAAGCCCATGGAGCTATGGCTCTACTTTTAAAAGATGCCATTAAACCAAACTTAGTTCAAACCCTTGAAAATGTTCCTGCTTTTATTCATGGAGGTCCCTTTGCTAACATAGCCCATGGCTGTAATAGTGTTACAGCTACAAAATTAGCATTAAAATTGGCAGACTATGTAGTAACTGAAGCTGGTTTTGGTGCAGACTTAGGGGCAGAGAAGTTCTTTAACATTAAATGTAGATATGCTAATTTAAAACCTGATGCTGTGGTAATTGTGGCAACAGTTAGAGCCCTTAAGATGCATGGTGGATTAAAGAAGGATGAGTTAACTACTGAAAATCTCGATGCTTTGGCAAAAGGGTTCAGTAACTTAGAGAAACATATAGAAAATGTTAGAAAGTTTGGAGTACCTCTGGTAGTTGCTATCAACAAATTCCCTAGTGATACTGATAAAGAAATAGATTATATTTTAAAGCGTTGTGAGGAAATGGGAATATTAGTATCTTTATCAGAAGTTTGGGCAAAAGGTGGAGAAGGTGGTATAGACCTCGCTCAAAAAGTAGTTGATATTTTAGAAACACAAAGGAGCAATTTTAGAGTATTGTATGATGAAAAATTATCTATAAAAGAAAAAATAACAATTATAGCAAAGGAAGTTTATGGAGCTAAAGGTGTAATTTTTGAGAAAAAGGCAGAGACCAGTATAAAACAATTAGAAAAATTAAATTTAGATAAAATGCCTATTTGTATGGCCAAAACTCAATATTCATTATCTGATGATCCGAACCTATTAGGAAGACCAGAAAATTTCGAGATAACTGTAAGGGAAGTTAAAGTTTCTGCTGGAGCAGGATTCATAGTTGCCCTAACGGGAGAGATAATGACAATGCCTGGTTTACCTAAAGTTCCTGCAGCAACTAAAATGGATATTGATGAAAATGGTGTAATTACAGGATTATTCTAAAAAAATCCCCCTTGACCTAGTAGGTTAGGGGGATTTTTAATATAGATTTGTAATAAATAGGCTTAAAAATAATATTAAGATAGATGGAGTTACTATATTTTTAGTTCTATGGTAACTGTAAGTTACTATTAAAGAAACAGCCCAATAGCTGAAAAAGGTTAAGACTGAGATCTGATTATTTTGTAAAGGTGTAATGAGGAAAAAGGCAGCTAATATCGTTGAGGTAACAATTATTCCTGGCCATTTTCCTATAAAAGTTTCTAAGGTAAATTGTATAAAACCTCTAAATATAACCTGTTGTAATAAGATTACTAACAGAATTGATAACAATGAAATTGTTGTATAGCTATTTTCAGGAACTAACTGGAAGGTTGTAGATATAAATAACAAGTAGAAAATCACTATTGGGACAAAAATACTTTTAATTATTTTTTTGTAAGTAATACCTAAATCTATTAAAGGAACTTTTGCAATAATCACCCAATAACCTAAATATAGTACAGGTATTAAGTATAAAATTCCTTGAATAGCAAGTTCTAAGTCATAATATGAACTTAACCATTTGATTCCTAAACTGTAAATTATAAAAACTGCTAAGTGGATTTGGGAGGAAATTTTATCTAAGTAATTAATAGATTGCTTTTTTTCAGAACTATAGTCAGTTGTTAAGAAGGCTATTAAACCTAAAAAGGCAAGTAGTAAAAGAAAGTTATATAAAATATTGATTTCTAGGGTATATGGTAATGGGTAAAGTTTTTCACCTATGGAATGATTAAAAGAGTAACTGATTTCTTGGGAATTAAATGTAATTTTTTCCCCTTCAGAGTAATTGATTTCACCATCTAAAGGAGAAATAAATTTAATCATTACAGAACGGGGGCTAGGGGGAATTATTCTATTAACACCTAAGATATTTGAACTATACAATAAAGACTTAACACTTTCTAGTCTTTCTTCTAAATAATTCACAGGATAAGTGATTTCTTCTTGGATAAAAATAGTATCACCTTTTATTCTTTCGAAATCTTCGTGGTGAATCGGTAGTATCACTTCTGATATTTCCAATTCAAAAGGAAATTCATAAGGAGAAAACTCTTTAAAAGAGTCTGTAGCTTCAAAGGTAGCTGTACCTTCTGCTATAATTAAAATAGAAGAGATCCGGTCGTTATGGTAACCGGGAATTACATAACCACCTTTAGGGAATTCTAATGTCAAGAAATCGAAATTTATAGTCCATGTGTGGAACTTGTAGGTTTCCTTAATATTATATGGGGTATCTAGAATTCCTAACTGTTCGCTAAAAGTAATAGATAAACTTAAGGCAGATATACCAAACAAAAAGGCAAAAATTAAGCCTAAAAAGGTTTTACCAATGGGATTTTTATATATTACTTTAATTATACTGAACATAGTATTCCTCCACTTAAAAAATTTACTATCATAATAATATTTCGCTAATATTTACTTAATTCCTGCCTAAAACCTTAAATTGACAATATTTGTACAAGGGTATACAATTATTATATTAATATGATTAAGGGAGTGTTATAAGTGGCTATTAAAGATTTTAATACACTACATTCTGAAATAAATAAATTAAGGAAAGAAAAAAATGCAATTATTTTAGCCCATTATTATCAACGTCCGGAGATTCAGGACATTGCTGATTTTGTAGGAGATTCCTTTGGATTAAGTCAAAAAGCTGCACAGACAGATGCAGATGTCATAGTCTTTTGTGGGGTTCATTTTATGGCGGAAAGTGCCGCTATTTTAAGTCCAGATAAAATTGTAATATTACCAGAACCTAAAGCAGGGTGTCCAATGGCTGATATGGCAGATGTTGATTCATTAAGGGAATTAAAGAAAAAACATCCCGATGCTACTGTTGTCGGCTATGTTAATACTACGGCAGCAGTAAAAGCAGAATGTGATATTTGCTGTACTTCTGCCAATGTTTTAAAAGTAGTAAATTCTATATCTAACAATAAAATTATATATGTACCAGATAAAAATATGGCAGATTATATTGCAAAAATGACTGATAAAACCATTATTCCTTGGGAAGGTTATTGTTATACCCATGATAGGTTGACTAAGGAGGAAGTTTTAAAAGCTTATGAGGATTATCCCCATGCTAAAATAGTTGTTCATCCAGAGTGTCCAAGGGAAGTCGTAGAAGTTGCCCATGAAGTAACAGGTACTAGTGGAATGTTTAAATACATTGAAAAAACCGATGCTAAAACATATATTATAGGGACAGAAGAAGGCCTTGGCCATGCTTTAAGAAAGCAATTTCCTGATAAAGAATTTATTTTCCCAAGTAAAAACTTAATTTGTGCCAATATGAAAGCAAATACGTTAGAGAAGGTCTATAAATCTTTATTAACCTTAGAGCCGGTAATTACAGTGGATGAGGAAATTCGATTAAAAGCTAAGAAAGCTCTAGATAGAATGTTAGAGGTAAAATAAAGGCCTTCTAATTGGGGGTTATAACAGTGATACCAAGATATTTGGCTGATTTTAAAAAAGAAAATTTAAAAATTGAAAAGACCGATGTAGCAATTATAGGAGCTGGTCTTGCAGGTTTATTTGTGGGTTTGCAACTAAAATCTAGTTGTAATATTACCATAATTACTAAAAAGAAATTAACAGATAGCAATACCGAACAAGCTCAAGGGGGTATTGCAGCAGCTATTTGTGAGAAAGATTCCCCGCAATTACACTTTAAAGATACGATAAATGCTGGACATGGATTATGTAATATTGATGTGGTAAATGAGGTTGTTAATAAGGGGCCTAAAGCAATACAGGCCCTACTCTACTATGGAGTTCCCTTTGACCGCCAGCAAGGGCAATTAGCCCTAACTAGGGAAGGAGCCCATAGTAGAAGGCGGGTTCTTCATGCCAGCGGTGATGGGACAGGCCGAGTTATAAGGGAAACCCTAACAGCAAGGATAAAAGAGAGAAATAACATTACTTTATTAGAAGACACATTTATAATTGATATTTATACAGTGGATGGAGAAGCAAAAGGAGTCTTTATTTACAAAGATCATGGGATAACATTACTCCTTGCAAACTATGTAGTGTTAGCTTCAGGGGGAGCAGGGCAGTTATTTAAGTATACAACTAATCCAGAAGTAGCAACGGCTGATGGTATTGCCATGGCTTATAGGGCAAAGGCTGATATTAGGGATATGGAATTCGTTCAATTTCACCCAACTGCCTTAGTATTACCTAAAGCCCCTAGATTTTTGATATCTGAAGCCGTTAGGGGAGAGGGTGCTATCTTAGTTAATCATCATGGAGAAGCATTTATGGCTAAATACCATGAAAGTAAGGATTTGGCACCTAGAGATGTTGTATCAAGGGCAATGTTAGAGGAAATGGAAAAAAGCAATACTGAA encodes:
- the hutH gene encoding histidine ammonia-lyase, translated to MEKVFLDGTSLTIEEIHKVVFENVSVALSPKGREQVLNSRKYVEEIIEEGKIVYGITTGFGKFSDVFISKENTAQLQLNLIISHACGVGEPFPQDVVKTMMLLRANSLAKGYSGITMETLELLLAMINNNIIPLVPSQGSLGASGDLVPLAHIALVMIGRGKAYLNGEIVPGIKALKAVGLHPVELKAKEGLALINGTQAMTACGVLALKKSEEIKKLADIIAALTCEALNGIIDAYHPKVSRIRPHKGQQDSAENLRNLLAHSRLVSRQGELRVQDPYTLRCIPQVHGGSREALDYVKKVVLTEVNSVTDNPLIFSDEGQVISGGNFHGQPLAIAMDTLAIAISEFANISERRIERLVNPQLSGLPAFLVEDGGVNSGFMIPQYVAASLVSENKGLSTPASVDSIPSSANQEDHVSMGTIAARKALRVVENTINVLAIELLCAVQALDFKEPEKMSPITREIYDLVRSKVSKLVEDRELHEDINKCAELIKTGAVLKVVSNHINLK
- the hutU gene encoding urocanate hydratase, whose protein sequence is MEIRAPRGSQLTCKGWQQEAALRMLMNNLDPEVAERPEDLVVYGGTGKAARNWECFNAIVNTLKELEDDETMLVQSGKPVAVFKTHKNAPRVLIANSLLVPAWANWDKFWELEDKGLMMYGQMTAGSWIYIGTQGILQGTYETFAEVGKRHFGGDLAGKLVVTAGLGGMGGAQPLAVTMNKGVAIVIEVDPHRAQRRVDTKYCDKVTDNLDQCLEWALESKEKQQPLSIGLIGNAAEILPELLNRGIIPDVVTDQTSAHDPLGGYIPKGMTLKEAEELRKTDPEKYIHLAKESMAIHVKAMLEMQEKGSIVFDYGNNIRQYAYEYGVKNAFNFPGFVPAYIRPQFCEGRGPFRWVALSGDPEDIKVTDQLVKEMFPDQERLIRWIEMAGEKVQFQGLPARICWLGYGERAKFGLALNKLVREKKVKGPIVIGRDHLDCGSVASPNRETEGMKDGSDAVADWPILNALINSVAGASWVSVHHGGGVGIGYSIHAGMVVVADGTEEADERLSRVLTTDPGMGVVRHVDAGYQEAVDHAIKHGIKIPMLNK
- the ftcD gene encoding glutamate formimidoyltransferase; translated protein: MSIVQCVPNFSEGRNQEVIQKIVEGIQSVPGVRVLDYSSDKDHNRSVVTLVGSKEVIVDGVFAGIKVATELIDMTKHQGEHPRMGATDVVPFIPIKDVTMDECIELANKLGKRIGDELGIPVYLYEKAATGSHRTNLANVRKGEYEGLAKKMEDPKWYPDYGPKEFNPKSGATAVGARMPLVAFNVNLNTSDLTIAEKIAKNVRLSGGGLHSVKAMGVELKERGIVQVSMNMVDYKKTPLYRAVELIKIEAQRYGVSVVGSEIIGLVPMDALVESVEYYLGLENFRKDQILENRLYQV
- the hutI gene encoding imidazolonepropionase; translation: MKLAFVNGNIATFQGYTLSPQRGENFGDLGLIKGGTILVQNGYIKEVGKDLPIPPDYQIIDVQGRLITPGLIDSHTHLVHYGSREGEYIWRIQGKPYMEILKEGGGILSSVRQTQKASLEDLLKQSRKSLDRMLSMGITTVENKSGYGLNLETELKQLKAGQILNSQHPVDVVNTFLGAHAIPLEYKENPDGYVEEVIKMLPIVKEYAEFCDVFCEEGVFSVAQSEKILLKAKEYGFKLKIHADEIVSTKGAQLAARIGCVSADHLLAIDEEGIEELAKSKTIAVLLPGTSFNLMSKKYAPAQKMINKGVAIALATDYNPGSCPTENPQLIMTLACLNLKLTPAQTLAAFTINAAHSLDLAHDRGSIEKGKIADLVIFDCDNVDYIPYHFGINHVQAVYKRGIKVV
- a CDS encoding formate--tetrahydrofolate ligase, with amino-acid sequence MKSDIEIAQQAKMKPIMDVAKTIGLKEEEVELYGNYKAKVSLKVWERVKNNPDGKLILVTAINPTPAGEGKSTTTVGLGQGLQKIGKKTIIALREPSLGPCMGVKGGAAGGGYSQVVPMEDINLHFTGDLHAITTAHNLLAAMLDNHIHQGNELNIDPRRITFKRVMDLNERALRNIVIGLGGIAQGVPREDGFDITVASEVMAILCLSNDLMDLKERLGKIIVGYTYDKKPVTAKDLQAHGAMALLLKDAIKPNLVQTLENVPAFIHGGPFANIAHGCNSVTATKLALKLADYVVTEAGFGADLGAEKFFNIKCRYANLKPDAVVIVATVRALKMHGGLKKDELTTENLDALAKGFSNLEKHIENVRKFGVPLVVAINKFPSDTDKEIDYILKRCEEMGILVSLSEVWAKGGEGGIDLAQKVVDILETQRSNFRVLYDEKLSIKEKITIIAKEVYGAKGVIFEKKAETSIKQLEKLNLDKMPICMAKTQYSLSDDPNLLGRPENFEITVREVKVSAGAGFIVALTGEIMTMPGLPKVPAATKMDIDENGVITGLF
- a CDS encoding CPBP family intramembrane glutamic endopeptidase, with the translated sequence MFSIIKVIYKNPIGKTFLGLIFAFLFGISALSLSITFSEQLGILDTPYNIKETYKFHTWTINFDFLTLEFPKGGYVIPGYHNDRISSILIIAEGTATFEATDSFKEFSPYEFPFELEISEVILPIHHEDFERIKGDTIFIQEEITYPVNYLEERLESVKSLLYSSNILGVNRIIPPSPRSVMIKFISPLDGEINYSEGEKITFNSQEISYSFNHSIGEKLYPLPYTLEINILYNFLLLLAFLGLIAFLTTDYSSEKKQSINYLDKISSQIHLAVFIIYSLGIKWLSSYYDLELAIQGILYLIPVLYLGYWVIIAKVPLIDLGITYKKIIKSIFVPIVIFYLLFISTTFQLVPENSYTTISLLSILLVILLQQVIFRGFIQFTLETFIGKWPGIIVTSTILAAFFLITPLQNNQISVLTFFSYWAVSLIVTYSYHRTKNIVTPSILILFLSLFITNLY
- the nadA gene encoding quinolinate synthase NadA, translated to MAIKDFNTLHSEINKLRKEKNAIILAHYYQRPEIQDIADFVGDSFGLSQKAAQTDADVIVFCGVHFMAESAAILSPDKIVILPEPKAGCPMADMADVDSLRELKKKHPDATVVGYVNTTAAVKAECDICCTSANVLKVVNSISNNKIIYVPDKNMADYIAKMTDKTIIPWEGYCYTHDRLTKEEVLKAYEDYPHAKIVVHPECPREVVEVAHEVTGTSGMFKYIEKTDAKTYIIGTEEGLGHALRKQFPDKEFIFPSKNLICANMKANTLEKVYKSLLTLEPVITVDEEIRLKAKKALDRMLEVK
- the nadB gene encoding L-aspartate oxidase, whose amino-acid sequence is MIPRYLADFKKENLKIEKTDVAIIGAGLAGLFVGLQLKSSCNITIITKKKLTDSNTEQAQGGIAAAICEKDSPQLHFKDTINAGHGLCNIDVVNEVVNKGPKAIQALLYYGVPFDRQQGQLALTREGAHSRRRVLHASGDGTGRVIRETLTARIKERNNITLLEDTFIIDIYTVDGEAKGVFIYKDHGITLLLANYVVLASGGAGQLFKYTTNPEVATADGIAMAYRAKADIRDMEFVQFHPTALVLPKAPRFLISEAVRGEGAILVNHHGEAFMAKYHESKDLAPRDVVSRAMLEEMEKSNTEYLFLDVSHMTEENMERRFPTIYKTCREFGINVPKEMIPVAPAAHYFMGGVVVDKEGKTNIKGLLACGEVTSTGLHGANRLASNSLLEALVYGQNIADYINKNIEKELDNNIKINLPKFKYIFTGVIQPRSIRGEIQELMWKYAGLKRDQNGLTKLTNRLEQLTKELSMPKDVEDFETINMLQVSLLLAQGALIRTESRGGHFREDYPKADKRWKKHINFNIDKKIFYSEI